Proteins encoded within one genomic window of Brenneria nigrifluens DSM 30175 = ATCC 13028:
- a CDS encoding ADP-ribosylglycohydrolase family protein: MPSNKQNRINGALYGQMLGDAMGMPSELWPRTRIKKHFGWIDRFLPGPADNIAACYFQTAQYTDDTAMAIALADALIACEGRIDPKVIGKHILRWALDFGAFEKNILGPSSKAALTAIQQGIDIRELENNGVTNGAAMRVSPLGCLLPPHSLHDFIADVALASSVTHKSDIAVAGAVVIAWAISRAIEGASTWSGIGEELPAVAQAAQNRRITTYSASLACRIELALETVKRVNGTEHAMARIYDLIGTGADMIESVPAAIAMVELAQTDPNRCAILCANLGGDTDTIGAMATAICGAINGATSIAPHFKQQLDCANGIDIAGYGQQLLRLRARREPYPPPS, from the coding sequence ATGCCATCAAATAAGCAGAACCGTATTAATGGCGCGTTATATGGGCAGATGTTGGGCGATGCGATGGGCATGCCGTCGGAATTGTGGCCGCGCACACGGATTAAAAAACATTTTGGCTGGATTGACCGTTTTCTTCCCGGTCCGGCGGATAATATCGCCGCCTGTTATTTTCAGACCGCGCAATACACCGACGATACGGCGATGGCTATCGCGCTGGCGGATGCCCTTATCGCCTGTGAAGGCCGCATCGACCCCAAGGTAATAGGGAAGCATATTCTGCGCTGGGCGCTGGATTTCGGCGCCTTTGAGAAAAATATCCTCGGCCCCTCGTCAAAAGCCGCGCTGACCGCCATACAGCAGGGAATCGATATCCGCGAACTGGAAAACAACGGGGTCACCAACGGCGCCGCGATGCGCGTCTCCCCGCTGGGTTGTCTGCTGCCTCCCCATTCACTGCATGATTTCATCGCCGACGTCGCGCTGGCTTCCAGCGTGACGCATAAATCCGATATCGCCGTCGCCGGCGCGGTCGTTATCGCCTGGGCCATTTCCAGAGCGATTGAAGGCGCCTCCACCTGGAGCGGGATCGGCGAGGAGCTGCCCGCGGTCGCCCAGGCGGCGCAGAATAGGCGCATTACCACCTACAGCGCCTCTCTGGCGTGCCGTATCGAACTGGCATTGGAGACCGTCAAACGCGTCAACGGAACCGAGCATGCGATGGCGCGTATTTATGACCTGATCGGCACCGGCGCGGATATGATTGAATCGGTTCCGGCGGCCATCGCCATGGTGGAACTGGCACAAACCGATCCTAACCGCTGCGCCATTTTGTGCGCCAATCTGGGGGGAGATACCGACACCATCGGCGCGATGGCCACGGCGATCTGTGGGGCGATAAACGGCGCCACCAGCATTGCCCCCCACTTTAAACAGCAGTTGGATTGCGCCAACGGGATTGATATCGCCGGCTACGGCCAACAACTGCTGCGGCTACGCGCGCGGCGGGAACCCTATCCTCCGCCCTCGTAG
- a CDS encoding DNA-3-methyladenine glycosylase I, protein MKRCGWVTQDVLYQDYHDNEWGKPCTDGQKLFELLCLEGQQAGLSWITVLKKRENYRRCFYQFDAYRIARMTPDDVDALMQDSGIIRHRGKIEAIITNARAWLEMESQGESFSHFIWSFVDHRPQLNRPASLAGVPAKTAVSDAMSKALKKRGFKFIGSTICYAFMQAGGLVDDHTADCFCHRDAAT, encoded by the coding sequence ATGAAACGTTGCGGCTGGGTTACCCAGGACGTCCTATATCAGGACTATCACGATAACGAATGGGGAAAACCCTGCACCGACGGCCAAAAGCTGTTTGAGCTGCTGTGCCTCGAAGGCCAGCAGGCCGGGCTTTCCTGGATTACCGTGCTGAAAAAACGCGAAAATTATCGCCGCTGTTTTTATCAGTTCGATGCGTATCGCATTGCGCGCATGACGCCGGATGACGTGGACGCGCTGATGCAGGACAGCGGCATCATCCGCCACCGCGGCAAAATCGAAGCCATTATCACCAACGCCCGCGCCTGGCTGGAGATGGAAAGCCAGGGCGAAAGTTTCTCTCATTTCATCTGGTCGTTTGTCGACCATCGGCCTCAGCTTAACCGCCCGGCGTCGCTCGCCGGCGTGCCGGCCAAAACCGCCGTTTCCGACGCCATGTCAAAGGCGCTGAAAAAACGCGGCTTCAAATTTATCGGCTCGACCATTTGCTATGCATTTATGCAGGCCGGCGGATTGGTCGACGACCACACCGCGGACTGCTTTTGCCATCGGGACGCCGCGACATGA
- a CDS encoding sulfite exporter TauE/SafE family protein, producing the protein MAVEWILAYLALGAVVGFMAGLLGIGGGGIMVPVLTAMFAAQGVQNEHLVHMALGTSMAAIVITAISSLRTHHQHQAVLWPVVWRITPAILIGTFAATWLATLLPTRTLAIFFSCFMAYVALQMVLNIKPKPQRHLPGTAGLSLAGLVIGGISALVAIGGGSLTVPFLTWCNVRIQQAIGTSAAVGLPIALSGALGYMINGWSAVGVPEYSIGYVSLPAVVLISAVSYFTAPVGARLAHRLPVATLKKAFAGLLLLLSLKMLQTVFSG; encoded by the coding sequence ATGGCGGTTGAGTGGATTTTGGCCTATCTGGCCTTAGGGGCGGTGGTTGGCTTTATGGCCGGACTGTTGGGGATTGGCGGCGGCGGTATTATGGTGCCGGTTCTGACGGCAATGTTCGCCGCGCAGGGGGTGCAAAACGAACATCTGGTGCATATGGCGCTGGGAACGTCGATGGCGGCGATTGTGATTACCGCCATTTCCAGCCTGCGTACCCACCATCAGCATCAGGCGGTGCTGTGGCCGGTGGTCTGGCGCATAACCCCCGCGATCCTGATCGGCACCTTTGCCGCCACCTGGCTGGCGACGCTGCTGCCGACGCGTACGCTGGCGATCTTCTTCTCCTGCTTTATGGCCTATGTCGCGCTGCAAATGGTGCTGAATATCAAACCCAAACCGCAGCGTCATCTGCCCGGCACCGCGGGCCTTTCGCTGGCGGGCCTGGTCATCGGCGGCATTTCCGCGCTGGTGGCCATCGGCGGCGGATCCTTGACCGTGCCTTTTCTCACCTGGTGCAACGTGCGCATTCAGCAGGCGATCGGCACGTCGGCCGCGGTGGGGCTGCCTATCGCGCTATCGGGGGCGCTGGGGTACATGATCAACGGCTGGTCGGCGGTCGGCGTGCCCGAGTACAGCATCGGCTATGTTTCCCTGCCGGCGGTGGTATTGATTTCGGCGGTAAGCTATTTCACCGCGCCGGTCGGCGCCCGCCTGGCGCACCGGCTGCCGGTGGCGACCCTGAAGAAAGCCTTTGCGGGGCTACTGCTGCTGCTCAGCCTGAAGATGCTGCAAACGGTGTTCAGCGGCTGA
- the glyQ gene encoding glycine--tRNA ligase subunit alpha, giving the protein MQKFDTKTFQGLILTLQDYWARQGCTIVQPLDMEVGAGTSHPMTCLRALGPEPMATAYVQPSRRPTDGRYGENPNRLQHYYQFQVVIKPSPDNIQELYLGSLQELGLDPTIHDIRFVEDNWENPTLGAWGLGWEVWLNGMEVTQFTYFQQVGGLECKPVTGEITYGLERLAMYIQGVDSVYDLVWSDGPLGKTTYGDVFHQNEVEQSTYNFEHADVDFLFYCFEQYEKEAQRLLALEKPLPLPAYERILKAAHSFNLLDARKAISVTERQRYILRIRTLTKAVAEAYYASREALGFPLCNKNVCNKQQS; this is encoded by the coding sequence ATGCAAAAGTTTGATACCAAGACCTTCCAGGGCCTGATCCTGACGCTACAGGATTATTGGGCGCGCCAGGGCTGCACCATCGTTCAACCGTTGGACATGGAAGTCGGCGCCGGCACCTCTCATCCGATGACCTGTCTGCGGGCGCTCGGCCCGGAACCTATGGCCACCGCCTATGTGCAACCGTCCCGCCGTCCTACCGACGGCCGCTACGGCGAAAATCCCAACCGTCTGCAACACTATTACCAGTTCCAGGTCGTCATTAAACCCTCGCCCGATAATATTCAGGAACTGTACCTCGGTTCGCTGCAAGAATTGGGGCTGGACCCGACGATCCACGATATCCGCTTTGTGGAAGACAACTGGGAAAACCCGACGCTGGGCGCCTGGGGGCTGGGTTGGGAAGTGTGGCTGAACGGCATGGAAGTGACGCAGTTCACCTACTTCCAGCAGGTCGGCGGTCTGGAGTGCAAGCCCGTCACCGGCGAGATCACCTACGGTCTGGAACGTCTGGCGATGTATATTCAGGGCGTGGACAGCGTTTACGATCTGGTGTGGAGCGACGGTCCGCTGGGCAAAACCACCTACGGCGACGTGTTCCATCAAAACGAAGTGGAGCAATCCACCTACAACTTTGAACACGCCGACGTCGATTTCCTGTTCTACTGCTTCGAGCAGTACGAAAAAGAGGCGCAGCGCCTGCTGGCGCTGGAGAAACCGCTGCCGCTGCCGGCTTACGAACGTATTCTGAAAGCGGCGCACAGCTTTAACCTGCTGGATGCGCGTAAAGCCATTTCCGTTACCGAGCGTCAGCGCTACATCCTGCGTATTCGTACCCTGACCAAAGCGGTAGCCGAAGCCTATTACGCCTCCCGCGAGGCGCTGGGCTTCCCCTTGTGTAACAAGAACGTGTGCAATAAGCAACAGAGCTAA
- the glyS gene encoding glycine--tRNA ligase subunit beta, producing the protein MTDKTFLVEIGTEELPPKALRNLAESFAANFTAELDAAGLTHGGVKWFAAPRRLALKVPGLSAAQPDRIVEKRGPAIAQAFDAAGKPTKAAEGWARGCGITVDQAERLTTDKGEWLLYRAPVKGEQAQALLAGMVNASLAKLPIPKLMHWGDKETQFVRPVHTVTLLLGDELIPGRVLGIDSARTLRGHRFMGEAEFAIDNADQYPDILLERGKVMADYEARKAKIKADAEEAARNIGGNADLSDSLLEEVTSLVEWPVVLTARFEEKFLAVPAEALVYTMKGDQKYFPVYDDGGKLLPNFIFVANIESGDAQQIIAGNEKVVRPRLADAEFFFNTDRKKRLEEHLPRLETVLFQQQLGSLRDKTDRIQALAGWVAGQIGADVNHATRAGLLSKCDLMTNMVFEFTDTQGVMGMYYARHDGEAEDVAVALNEQYQPRFAGDDLPSSPVACALAIADKMDSLAGIFGIGQHPKGDKDPFALRRAALGVLRIIVEKRLPLDLQTLTEEAVRLYGDKLTNAKVVDEVIEFMLGRFRAWYQEEGHSVDTIQAVLARRPTRPADFDARVKAVSHFRTLEAAAALAAANKRVSNILAKSSDTLQANVDASVLKDAAEIRLATHVVVLRDKLEPLFAAGRYQEALVELAALREPVDAFFEQVMVMAEDERVRVNRLTLLNALRDLFLKVADISVLQ; encoded by the coding sequence ATGACTGACAAGACTTTTCTGGTGGAGATCGGCACGGAAGAGCTGCCGCCGAAGGCTCTGCGTAATCTGGCGGAATCTTTCGCCGCCAATTTCACCGCGGAACTGGATGCCGCCGGCCTGACTCACGGCGGCGTGAAGTGGTTTGCCGCGCCGCGCCGTCTGGCGCTGAAAGTGCCCGGTTTAAGCGCCGCACAGCCGGATCGTATCGTTGAAAAACGCGGCCCGGCGATCGCCCAGGCGTTTGACGCCGCCGGCAAGCCGACCAAAGCGGCCGAGGGCTGGGCGCGCGGCTGCGGCATCACCGTCGATCAGGCCGAACGGCTGACGACGGATAAAGGCGAATGGCTGCTGTACCGCGCGCCTGTCAAAGGCGAGCAGGCCCAGGCGCTGCTCGCGGGCATGGTCAACGCCTCGCTGGCTAAGCTGCCGATCCCGAAACTGATGCACTGGGGCGATAAAGAAACCCAGTTTGTGCGTCCGGTGCATACCGTTACCCTGCTGCTGGGGGACGAACTGATCCCGGGACGGGTGCTGGGTATTGATTCCGCCCGCACCCTGCGCGGCCACCGCTTTATGGGCGAGGCGGAGTTCGCCATTGATAACGCCGATCAATATCCTGACATTCTGCTGGAGCGCGGCAAGGTGATGGCGGATTACGAGGCGCGTAAAGCCAAAATCAAAGCGGATGCCGAAGAGGCCGCGCGCAACATTGGCGGCAACGCCGATCTGAGCGACAGCCTGCTGGAGGAAGTAACCTCGCTGGTGGAATGGCCGGTAGTGCTGACCGCCAGGTTTGAAGAAAAATTCCTCGCGGTGCCGGCGGAAGCGCTGGTGTATACCATGAAGGGCGACCAGAAATATTTCCCGGTCTACGATGACGGCGGCAAGCTGTTGCCGAATTTTATCTTCGTCGCCAACATTGAATCCGGCGATGCGCAGCAAATCATCGCCGGTAATGAAAAAGTGGTGCGGCCGCGTCTGGCGGATGCCGAGTTCTTCTTCAATACCGACCGCAAAAAACGGCTGGAAGAGCATCTGCCGCGGCTGGAAACCGTGCTGTTCCAGCAACAGCTCGGTTCATTACGCGATAAAACAGACCGTATTCAGGCGTTGGCGGGTTGGGTTGCCGGGCAGATCGGCGCCGATGTGAATCACGCCACCCGCGCGGGGCTGCTGTCCAAGTGCGACCTGATGACCAATATGGTGTTTGAATTCACCGACACCCAGGGCGTGATGGGCATGTACTATGCGCGTCACGACGGCGAGGCGGAAGACGTCGCCGTGGCGCTGAATGAACAGTATCAGCCGCGCTTCGCCGGCGACGACCTGCCTTCTTCCCCGGTGGCCTGCGCGCTGGCGATTGCCGACAAGATGGATTCGCTGGCGGGGATTTTCGGCATCGGCCAGCACCCGAAAGGGGATAAAGACCCGTTTGCGTTGCGTCGCGCGGCGCTGGGGGTATTGCGCATCATCGTCGAGAAGCGCCTGCCGCTGGATCTGCAAACCCTGACGGAAGAAGCGGTGCGCCTGTATGGCGACAAGCTGACCAATGCCAAGGTGGTGGATGAGGTGATCGAGTTTATGCTCGGCCGCTTCCGCGCCTGGTATCAGGAAGAGGGTCACAGCGTGGATACCATTCAGGCGGTGCTGGCGCGCCGTCCGACCCGTCCGGCTGATTTCGACGCCAGGGTGAAAGCGGTCAGCCATTTCCGTACCCTGGAAGCCGCCGCCGCGCTGGCGGCGGCCAACAAACGCGTTTCCAATATTCTGGCGAAATCCAGCGATACGCTGCAAGCGAATGTCGATGCGTCAGTATTGAAAGACGCGGCGGAAATCAGGCTGGCGACGCATGTGGTGGTACTGCGCGACAAGCTGGAGCCGCTGTTCGCCGCGGGGCGTTATCAGGAAGCGCTGGTGGAGTTGGCGGCGCTGCGTGAACCGGTCGACGCGTTCTTTGAGCAGGTGATGGTGATGGCCGAGGATGAGCGGGTGCGCGTTAATCGCCTGACGTTGCTCAATGCGCTGCGCGATCTGTTCCTGAAAGTGGCGGATATCTCTGTTCTGCAATAA
- a CDS encoding iron-containing alcohol dehydrogenase — translation MSFINFSIPRDITYGENALERLATLRGSRAAIVTGGSSMKRHGFLAKTEQLLKQAGMECLLIDNVEPNPSVATVQRGAKAMLEFNPDWIVAIGGGSAIDAAKVMWCFYEHPHLTLADILPVGSMPPLRNKARFVAIPSTSGSASEITAFSVITDTESHIKYPIVAADMVPDIAILDPVIPATCPPHITAHSGMDVLTHALEAYVSTAATSFTDPYALEAIRLVFENLETAYLSPDNMQARYHMHNASALAGIAFTNASLGIIHSLAHKIGGEFGVTHGLANAIMLPYVIQFNRHWTSKYQQIEKRFGIINLAEAIRDLNHRLNIPDTFRECDEVDFSEEKFTKVLDRMSQNALDDPCTLTNPGNPKVEDMKELYTVSYYGK, via the coding sequence ATGAGCTTCATTAATTTCTCTATTCCGCGTGATATCACCTATGGTGAAAATGCGCTGGAGCGGCTGGCGACCCTGCGGGGGAGCAGAGCGGCGATTGTGACCGGCGGCAGTTCGATGAAACGGCACGGTTTTCTGGCAAAAACCGAGCAGTTGCTTAAGCAGGCGGGGATGGAGTGTCTGCTGATTGATAACGTGGAGCCCAATCCCTCCGTGGCCACGGTGCAGCGCGGCGCTAAAGCGATGCTTGAATTCAACCCGGACTGGATCGTGGCGATTGGCGGCGGGTCGGCGATTGACGCGGCGAAAGTCATGTGGTGTTTTTATGAGCATCCGCATCTGACGCTGGCGGATATCCTGCCCGTCGGTTCTATGCCGCCGCTGCGCAATAAGGCCAGATTCGTCGCCATTCCCTCCACCAGCGGCTCGGCTTCGGAAATTACCGCCTTTTCCGTGATTACCGATACGGAAAGCCATATTAAATATCCTATCGTGGCGGCGGATATGGTGCCGGATATCGCCATTCTCGATCCGGTCATTCCGGCAACCTGCCCGCCGCACATTACCGCCCATTCGGGCATGGATGTACTGACCCACGCGCTGGAAGCCTATGTGTCCACCGCCGCCACCTCGTTTACCGACCCCTATGCGCTGGAGGCCATTCGGCTGGTATTCGAGAATCTGGAAACCGCCTATCTGTCGCCGGACAATATGCAGGCGCGTTATCATATGCACAACGCCTCCGCGCTGGCGGGGATCGCCTTTACCAACGCCTCTCTGGGGATCATCCATTCGCTGGCGCATAAGATCGGCGGCGAGTTTGGCGTTACTCACGGCCTGGCCAATGCGATAATGCTGCCGTACGTGATTCAGTTTAACCGCCATTGGACCAGTAAATACCAACAGATTGAAAAGCGCTTTGGCATTATCAATCTGGCGGAGGCGATTCGCGATCTGAACCATCGGTTAAATATTCCCGATACGTTCCGTGAGTGTGATGAAGTGGATTTCAGCGAAGAGAAATTCACCAAGGTGCTGGATCGTATGAGTCAGAATGCGCTGGACGATCCCTGTACGCTGACAAACCCCGGCAACCCGAAAGTGGAAGACATGAAGGAGTTGTATACCGTTTCCTATTACGGAAAGTAA
- a CDS encoding alginate export family protein produces MSHRNLTKILSGGLALTVALSLVGQARAYELYAADDAHLNGDFLAVYGWMDSRKNYDGGAGGSTWSEGFFKYGLSGDRGVGGYGTVYGALNWVSSATWGDGDAGGNSDGSERTTKIEDAYLGWRSSGLFPALGQDGVDISFGRQVVKLGRGFIINDDGLNLGKGPADGALDRGGAYYLAARHAFDRTAVVRLGGQDGLHGSAVWLKSDNRAQAATELAAATLDYAARPGTLGLTWVHGLDVSERWADDRLKQRENMEVYSLRGEGNAGIENADFAFEYAWQDKDSGDDKAWYAEAGYTFADLPWSPKLTYRYSRYSAEWDSLFTGLSTGYGTWFQGEVAANYSGPFNTNTGIHHLGLTLNPLENLTVGVLYFDFHTLHKRNALNLDARELNLYLEWAVNDHLIVSPLVGLYNPKKSESSGGNQAGGAGTNVYSQLVVAIPF; encoded by the coding sequence ATGAGTCATCGAAACCTTACCAAGATCTTGAGTGGCGGCCTTGCGCTGACCGTTGCCCTTAGCCTGGTCGGCCAGGCGCGTGCCTATGAACTGTACGCCGCCGACGACGCTCACCTGAATGGCGATTTTCTGGCGGTTTACGGCTGGATGGACAGCCGCAAGAACTATGACGGCGGCGCCGGCGGTTCCACCTGGAGCGAGGGCTTCTTCAAGTACGGCCTCAGCGGCGATCGGGGCGTGGGGGGCTACGGCACCGTTTACGGCGCGCTTAACTGGGTCAGTTCCGCCACCTGGGGCGACGGCGATGCCGGCGGCAACAGCGATGGTTCCGAACGCACCACCAAGATCGAGGACGCCTATCTGGGCTGGCGTTCCTCCGGGCTGTTTCCGGCGCTCGGTCAGGACGGCGTCGATATTTCATTCGGGCGGCAGGTCGTCAAACTCGGCAGAGGCTTCATCATCAACGACGATGGACTAAACCTGGGCAAGGGACCGGCCGACGGCGCCCTCGACCGTGGCGGCGCCTATTATCTGGCCGCCCGTCATGCTTTCGACCGCACGGCGGTGGTTCGTCTGGGCGGGCAGGACGGCCTGCACGGCAGCGCCGTTTGGCTCAAGTCCGACAATCGCGCCCAGGCGGCGACCGAACTGGCCGCCGCCACGCTGGATTACGCCGCCCGCCCCGGCACGCTGGGGCTGACCTGGGTTCACGGCCTTGATGTGTCCGAACGGTGGGCCGACGATCGCCTGAAACAGCGTGAAAATATGGAAGTCTACAGCCTGCGCGGCGAGGGGAACGCCGGCATCGAGAACGCCGACTTCGCCTTTGAGTACGCCTGGCAGGACAAAGACAGCGGCGACGATAAGGCCTGGTACGCCGAGGCCGGTTATACCTTCGCCGACCTCCCCTGGTCGCCGAAACTGACCTATCGCTACAGCCGCTATTCCGCCGAATGGGATTCGCTGTTCACCGGCCTGAGCACCGGCTATGGCACCTGGTTCCAGGGTGAGGTGGCGGCCAACTATTCGGGGCCGTTCAACACCAACACCGGGATTCACCACCTCGGCCTCACGCTCAATCCGCTGGAAAACCTGACCGTCGGCGTGCTCTATTTCGACTTCCACACGCTGCACAAGCGTAACGCGCTGAATCTGGATGCCCGCGAGCTAAACCTGTATCTGGAATGGGCGGTCAACGACCATCTGATCGTCAGTCCGCTGGTCGGCCTGTACAACCCGAAGAAGAGCGAAAGCAGCGGCGGCAATCAGGCCGGCGGCGCCGGCACCAACGTCTACAGCCAACTGGTGGTGGCGATTCCGTTTTGA
- a CDS encoding aminotransferase class III-fold pyridoxal phosphate-dependent enzyme: MTMQNNAAGPNAYRFWHPMAHPNDWVNREPLRIVKSDGLYVWDDKGRKMLDGFAGLWCVNVGHNRPEVKAAIGRQMDELSYYQLFDGVSHPAAEKLSSKLIEMTQPEGMSRVLYGLGGSDGVETALKVARQYWILQGEPRRTRFISLKNAYHGVHIGGTSVSGLPVYRLGYGPLLEGCSQIESPCLYRNPWNCDDPAELGKLVAEQLEREILYHGADTIAAFIAEPVQGAGGVIVPPANFWPLVREVCDRHGVLLIADEVVTGFGRSGALFGSRGWGVKPDIMVFAKALTAGYVPLSATVFNQRIEEAYLQNRDARGLLMTGYTYGGHPLACAAGLAVLDIVEKENLPVNAAHMGEYLLGRLQSFEQRFPSVGDVRGKGLMIVLDLVEDKTTKASLAPDNNLAFRIAQATREAGAVVRPVGPKLVLAPPLVIDKAGCDQLVNALQTAFEQQDK, encoded by the coding sequence ATGACTATGCAAAACAACGCCGCCGGGCCCAACGCCTACCGTTTCTGGCACCCGATGGCCCATCCGAATGATTGGGTAAACCGTGAGCCGCTGCGTATTGTTAAAAGCGACGGCCTGTACGTGTGGGATGATAAAGGCCGTAAAATGCTGGACGGCTTCGCCGGGTTATGGTGCGTCAACGTCGGCCATAACCGCCCGGAAGTGAAAGCCGCCATCGGCAGGCAGATGGATGAACTGTCTTATTACCAGCTATTCGACGGCGTGAGCCATCCGGCGGCTGAAAAGCTGTCGAGCAAGCTCATCGAAATGACTCAGCCGGAGGGGATGAGCCGCGTACTGTACGGTCTGGGCGGATCGGATGGCGTGGAGACTGCACTCAAGGTGGCGCGTCAATACTGGATCCTGCAAGGCGAGCCGCGCCGCACCCGCTTTATTTCGCTGAAAAATGCCTATCACGGCGTACATATCGGCGGCACATCGGTATCCGGCCTGCCCGTCTATCGTCTGGGCTACGGTCCGCTGCTGGAAGGATGCTCCCAGATTGAATCACCGTGTCTGTACCGCAACCCCTGGAACTGCGACGATCCGGCCGAATTGGGCAAGCTGGTCGCCGAACAGTTGGAGCGCGAAATCCTGTACCACGGCGCGGACACCATCGCCGCGTTTATCGCCGAACCGGTGCAAGGCGCCGGCGGGGTCATCGTTCCGCCCGCCAACTTCTGGCCGCTGGTGCGGGAAGTGTGCGACCGGCATGGCGTGCTGCTGATCGCCGACGAGGTCGTCACCGGCTTCGGCCGTAGCGGCGCGCTGTTCGGCTCCCGCGGCTGGGGCGTCAAACCCGACATCATGGTGTTTGCCAAAGCCCTAACCGCGGGCTATGTACCGCTCTCGGCCACCGTGTTTAATCAACGCATTGAAGAAGCCTATCTGCAAAACCGCGATGCCCGCGGTCTGCTGATGACGGGTTACACCTACGGCGGTCATCCGCTGGCCTGTGCCGCCGGTCTGGCGGTACTCGATATTGTGGAAAAGGAAAACTTGCCGGTCAATGCGGCGCACATGGGGGAATATTTACTGGGCCGGTTGCAATCGTTCGAACAACGCTTTCCCTCCGTCGGCGACGTGCGGGGCAAAGGACTGATGATTGTGCTTGATTTGGTGGAAGATAAAACCACCAAGGCTTCTCTGGCGCCGGATAACAATCTGGCTTTCCGTATTGCGCAAGCAACCCGCGAAGCCGGCGCGGTAGTACGCCCGGTCGGCCCTAAACTGGTGCTGGCGCCGCCGCTGGTGATTGACAAGGCCGGTTGCGATCAGTTGGTGAACGCCCTGCAAACCGCTTTCGAACAACAGGACAAGTGA
- a CDS encoding APC family permease, translated as MAQSNQLQKGSLGLWSIIFFVIAAASPLTGVIGGLPVAFMAGNGAGVPGVYVLAGVLLFVFSFGFIAMSRYVVNAGAFYAYIAQGLGARSGIAGLGIALLAYTAIQLAVTAMFGFFCSLFLEEQAGIAVPWWLFSLAMQALVVSLGIAKVELGGKVLGILMLLEVGIVLLADAAILTQPIAFDLSSFSPSTVFHGDVGIAMIFAICSFVGFEATAIYSEECRDPRKIIPRATLLAVTLITAFFALTGWAFVQYVGSANIAEVVAKDPGMFIFSVTESVLGSWAIHVMSLLLLTSLFAAAQAFHNTLSRYLFAISRDGLLWSKMAKTHPAHQTPYVASIVQGGFMLSSTALFALARLDPMAHVFSWASALGSMSILLLQFSVSVAVIVYFLRQASLPVSWWSRLIAPVIAAAGMLAALVMVIGNLDVLSGSSSPVVSLLPYLVLIVALSGFVGAHFLSRLNPERYSKVGQIVESL; from the coding sequence ATGGCACAGAGCAATCAGCTTCAAAAAGGCAGTCTCGGACTGTGGTCAATTATCTTTTTCGTCATCGCCGCCGCATCGCCGTTAACCGGGGTTATCGGGGGGCTGCCCGTCGCCTTTATGGCGGGAAACGGCGCCGGCGTACCGGGGGTTTATGTATTAGCCGGGGTGTTATTGTTCGTTTTCAGCTTCGGATTCATTGCGATGAGCCGCTACGTGGTCAATGCCGGAGCATTTTACGCCTACATCGCCCAGGGGTTGGGCGCCCGCAGCGGTATCGCCGGATTAGGCATCGCGCTGCTGGCCTATACGGCGATACAGCTTGCCGTTACCGCCATGTTTGGCTTCTTCTGCTCGCTGTTTCTTGAGGAGCAAGCCGGGATCGCGGTTCCCTGGTGGCTGTTTTCGCTGGCGATGCAGGCGCTGGTGGTGTCGCTCGGCATCGCCAAAGTCGAGCTGGGCGGTAAGGTGCTGGGGATACTGATGCTGCTGGAAGTCGGTATTGTGCTACTGGCCGACGCCGCTATCCTCACCCAGCCCATCGCCTTCGATCTGAGTTCATTTAGTCCGTCAACCGTATTCCACGGCGATGTCGGTATAGCCATGATCTTCGCTATCTGCTCTTTCGTCGGTTTTGAAGCCACCGCCATTTATTCGGAAGAGTGCCGTGATCCGAGAAAAATCATTCCGCGCGCCACGCTGCTGGCGGTAACGTTAATCACCGCGTTTTTCGCCCTGACCGGCTGGGCCTTCGTTCAGTATGTCGGTTCGGCGAACATCGCGGAGGTAGTGGCAAAGGATCCCGGCATGTTTATCTTCAGCGTGACGGAGAGCGTCCTGGGCTCCTGGGCGATCCATGTGATGTCCCTCCTGCTGCTGACCAGCCTTTTCGCCGCCGCGCAGGCGTTTCATAACACCCTTTCGCGCTACTTATTCGCCATCAGCCGCGACGGTCTGCTGTGGTCGAAAATGGCGAAAACGCATCCGGCCCACCAGACGCCCTATGTGGCGAGCATCGTTCAGGGGGGCTTCATGCTCTCTTCAACGGCGCTGTTCGCACTCGCCCGGCTTGACCCGATGGCGCATGTTTTTTCCTGGGCGTCCGCGCTGGGCAGCATGTCGATCCTGCTGTTGCAGTTCAGCGTCTCCGTCGCCGTGATCGTCTACTTCCTGCGCCAAGCCTCGCTGCCGGTTTCCTGGTGGAGCAGGCTGATTGCCCCGGTTATTGCGGCGGCGGGCATGCTGGCGGCGCTGGTGATGGTGATCGGTAATCTCGATGTCCTGAGCGGCTCCTCATCCCCGGTTGTTTCATTGCTGCCGTATCTGGTGTTAATCGTCGCGTTAAGCGGATTTGTGGGCGCCCATTTCTTAAGCCGCCTGAATCCGGAACGCTATTCGAAAGTCGGTCAAATCGTCGAGAGTCTTTAA